The following proteins are co-located in the Trichormus variabilis 0441 genome:
- a CDS encoding thioesterase II family protein: protein MKTNTSSYNSWVICPKPNPVAASRLFCFPYAGGSSFIFRTWPNYLPASVEVCAIELPGRGRQIQLAPFQKMEPLVDAIASAIYPYLDKPFAFMGHSMGGLVSFEVARFLQKQYDIHPVHLFISGRRPPHIPNLHPPIHNLPEPAFIEELRHLNGTPSTVLENSELMQLFLPILRADFAVLETYIYTPELPLECPITVFGGLQDSEVSGDELQAWQEQTKADFNLHMFPGDHFFLHSAQSLVLEQLARYLSGI from the coding sequence ATGAAGACCAATACATCCAGTTACAACTCTTGGGTGATTTGTCCCAAGCCAAATCCTGTAGCGGCTTCGCGTTTATTTTGCTTTCCTTATGCGGGTGGTAGTTCTTTTATTTTTCGCACTTGGCCAAATTATCTACCTGCATCTGTAGAGGTTTGTGCTATTGAACTTCCTGGACGAGGAAGACAGATACAGTTAGCGCCTTTTCAGAAAATGGAACCGCTTGTGGATGCGATCGCCTCCGCTATCTACCCATATTTAGACAAGCCCTTTGCCTTCATGGGGCATAGCATGGGCGGCTTGGTCAGTTTTGAAGTAGCGCGTTTCCTGCAAAAACAGTATGATATTCATCCGGTTCACTTGTTCATATCCGGTCGTCGCCCACCCCACATTCCTAACTTACATCCACCTATTCATAATCTACCCGAACCAGCTTTTATAGAAGAACTACGCCATCTCAACGGTACACCATCAACCGTATTAGAAAATTCAGAACTAATGCAGCTATTTTTGCCGATTTTACGGGCTGATTTTGCAGTTTTAGAAACTTATATTTATACTCCTGAATTACCTTTAGAATGTCCCATTACAGTTTTTGGAGGATTACAAGATTCAGAAGTTAGTGGTGATGAATTGCAAGCATGGCAAGAACAAACAAAGGCTGACTTTAACTTACATATGTTCCCCGGCGACCACTTTTTTCTGCACTCTGCTCAATCTCTTGTACTTGAACAATTGGCTAGGTATTTGTCTGGAATTTAG
- a CDS encoding ExeM/NucH family extracellular endonuclease codes for MTATTLKPGDIAIAGYNTTNPDSIRVVVLVDIGAGTTFNITDNGWQSSGSFRTGEGVLTYTAPQDISAGTVLTWTNGSSINSPGFNSNNPSNFALNASGDSLIIYTGTLASPTLIYSLSSGNWTNATSASTSAEPTATNGGTLETGKTTVAITTNGTNGYYSGSTVGTQAQLLAAISNPANWTASSTITDIANWRSSFTLSQPLPNIQITEYMYQGTNGEFMEFTNLGTTAVDFTGWSYDDSGRTAGTVSLSAFGIVQPGESVILTEASEADFRAAWGLSANVKVIGGLTRNLGRSDEINLYDNNGQLIDRLTYGDETFTGTIRTQTRSGWTEPGNLGAVTINTDWQLSTVDDAQNSRTSTGGDIGNPGFYNINNTPLPGITITQSGSSTDVTEGGVTDSYAIVLKTQPTADVTINITVDNQVTTSSPTLIFTPQNWNIAQTITVTAVNDDVIEGTHTSTIAHNVSSSDTNYNGIAIANININITDNDAPPNTNVNVQITEYMYTGANGEFVEFTNLGTTAVDFTGWSFDDNTRIAGSFNLSAFGIVQPGESVILTETAAETFRTAWNLPTSVKIIGNSNQGLGRTDEINLYDSTGQLIDRLTYNDEGFTGTIRTQNASGWTTAANLDGFEITTNWQLSAINDGQNSRLSTGNDVGNPGTYIPNPVSTVGAPKIEVNPSTTDLLDGQNLPVPLPKIGAGAISGVINDPTDPARTLGINFTLSDTDTPVENLTITVTSSNQAVVPDANLTLTGTGAERNLKINPVGVGLANITVTVSDGTLSSAYIINYAASAGSVSPSTRFLTGTSDASSAIAIDANYMFVADDEDQTIRLYDRRNSGLPLASFDFTSLLGLSGSSEVDIEASTRIGNTIYWLGSHSNNSNGSDSPNRERIFATQISGTGASATLTFQGYYQFLEDDLIAWDNNNGHGLGAGFLGLAGSAANGVSPEIRNGFNIEGLTVAPDGNTAYVSFRAPNQPTSDRTNALIIPVTNFTNILNTTGGTSGATSFGAPIFLDLGGRGIRSIERNSSNQYLIIAGPPGGATGVAPNDFRLYTWTGNATDAPVLRIADLTALNTNGSFESIVEVPDSLTNNTQIQLLVDNGDTVWYNNGTISKDLAQNNFQKFRSEVITLGSPVLTLPVGAISLKTPYSQEFNNLISSGSETWTDSSTIAGWYTARTGTGTTIVASTGSNTAGNLYSFGLDSSDRALGSIGSGNAAAGTFYWGSRFFNDTGNVVNQLYVNYYGEQWRSGGTTSNPQTVDFQYQTGATSLTGGTWVDVNNLDFTSLINNTTAGALNGNASANRNLISGTISGLSLNPGEEIWLRWVDIDHPGTDHGLSIDDVKVSTAPLPSITLIESGGSTNVTEGGATDTYTIVLNTQPTANVTVTINPDSQTTTSVNTLTFTPANWNTPQTVTITAVNDDLVEGTHTSVITHTVTSDDTSYNGINIGSVTATITDNDVALTITKIHQIQGSGTTFNSAFGSIRTIEGVVVAAFPGGSGLNGFFVQEEDADADNDSTTSEGIFVFDPTGQFSGSVGDKVRVTGSVSEFSTNNGVSSLTQLSSVSSIINLGADILPTVSNIQLPVTTVADLERYEGMRVNISAGSGDLTVTEHFQLGRFGQVVLSATGTSNQLGTDGRLEQYTQFNDPSVTGYAAYLDEIAKRRIILDDGSSTQNPATIIFGRGGEPLSATNTLRGGDTVASITGILDHRFEGYRVQTSTGVNFTPANPRPTTTPDVGGTLKVASFNVLNYFNGDGTGSGFTSPEQRGAENLTEFNRQRDKTIAAILGLNADVVGLIEIENDGYGANSAIQDLVNGLNAVAGAGTYAFINPGLSQLGTDAIAVGLIYKPNSVTPIGTAATVADGFGQGAFDNNNRKPLAQTFRQNSTGEQFTAVINHFKSKGSSFGNPGDADAGDGQGLSNGTRTRASQDLAAWLATNPTGTTDTDYLILGDLNAYAQEDPIRALENAGYNNLLPNTTYSYVFDGQWGALDHALANASLTAQLSGAVKWHINADEPNVLDYNTNFKSVGQQTSLYSPDAFRSSDHDPVIVGLNLNTAPIAVNDIATTNENTAVNINVLTNDSDANGDALQLSLVSNPVNGIAVVNDNGTPGNFADDFIIYTPNTGYVGSDSFTYGISDGKGGTATASVSLTINASGGIIGTPDNDILTGTNRNDLIRGLGGNDLLIGGNGNDTLYGDRGKDILLGGNGNDTLYGGDGNDTLIGGNGDDLLVGGKENDLLIGGNGRDRFYLSDTRTGEFDIITDFKVGQDTIFISKTEFGLSQALGTLNPGLFRLGSNATAAGDRFIYNNTTGQLFFDEDGIGGAAKIQIGLLSNKPAITSSSITIAA; via the coding sequence ATGACAGCTACAACATTGAAGCCTGGAGATATTGCGATCGCTGGTTATAACACCACTAATCCTGATAGCATCCGTGTAGTGGTGCTTGTGGACATTGGTGCTGGTACAACCTTCAACATTACAGATAACGGTTGGCAATCTAGTGGTAGCTTCCGCACGGGAGAGGGAGTTCTGACTTATACCGCACCTCAGGATATTTCTGCGGGTACAGTTCTCACTTGGACAAATGGCAGTAGTATTAATTCACCAGGGTTTAACTCCAATAACCCTAGTAATTTTGCTCTCAATGCTAGTGGTGACTCGCTGATTATTTATACAGGAACATTAGCCAGTCCAACTTTAATTTATTCCCTGAGTTCTGGTAACTGGACTAACGCAACTAGCGCGTCCACATCTGCTGAACCCACGGCGACAAACGGTGGCACACTGGAAACTGGCAAGACAACGGTGGCTATCACTACCAATGGTACAAATGGCTACTATAGCGGTTCTACCGTGGGAACTCAGGCACAACTACTAGCGGCTATCTCCAACCCAGCAAATTGGACAGCTAGTTCCACCATCACCGACATTGCCAATTGGCGGTCATCATTCACGCTTTCTCAGCCTTTACCCAACATCCAAATCACTGAATATATGTACCAAGGTACTAACGGTGAATTTATGGAGTTTACCAACCTTGGCACTACGGCAGTAGATTTTACTGGCTGGAGTTACGATGATAGCGGTCGTACAGCTGGTACTGTTAGTTTAAGTGCCTTTGGAATTGTGCAGCCTGGAGAATCAGTTATCCTCACAGAAGCAAGTGAAGCGGATTTCCGCGCCGCCTGGGGATTATCTGCTAATGTTAAGGTCATTGGCGGATTGACAAGAAATCTGGGACGGAGTGATGAAATTAACCTGTACGATAACAATGGTCAACTCATAGACCGCCTCACCTATGGAGATGAAACCTTTACGGGGACGATTCGCACCCAGACGAGGAGTGGTTGGACTGAACCAGGGAATTTAGGTGCTGTTACTATTAATACTGATTGGCAGCTTTCCACTGTCGATGATGCTCAAAATTCTCGCACCTCTACAGGCGGTGATATTGGCAACCCAGGATTTTATAACATTAACAACACACCCCTACCAGGTATAACCATTACTCAATCTGGTAGTAGCACAGATGTAACTGAAGGTGGTGTGACAGATAGTTACGCCATAGTTCTGAAAACTCAGCCTACAGCAGATGTGACGATTAACATCACTGTTGATAATCAGGTGACAACCAGTTCACCAACCTTGATTTTCACTCCCCAAAACTGGAATATAGCCCAAACTATCACAGTGACTGCTGTCAATGATGATGTAATTGAAGGTACACACACCAGCACGATCGCCCACAATGTTAGTAGTAGTGACACCAATTACAACGGAATTGCGATCGCTAACATCAATATAAATATTACCGACAACGACGCACCACCCAACACCAATGTCAATGTCCAAATCACCGAGTATATGTACACTGGTGCTAATGGTGAATTCGTCGAGTTTACCAACCTTGGTACTACCGCAGTAGACTTTACTGGCTGGAGTTTTGATGACAATACTCGCATTGCTGGTTCCTTCAATCTCAGTGCATTTGGTATCGTCCAGCCTGGGGAGTCGGTAATTTTAACGGAAACTGCGGCGGAGACATTCCGTACTGCGTGGAACCTACCCACCTCGGTAAAAATTATCGGTAACTCTAACCAAGGTTTGGGACGCACTGATGAGATTAACCTGTATGACAGCACCGGCCAGCTAATAGACCGCCTCACCTACAATGATGAAGGATTCACCGGGACTATTCGCACCCAAAACGCTAGCGGTTGGACGACAGCAGCGAATCTTGATGGTTTTGAGATTACTACTAACTGGCAGCTTTCTGCCATTAATGATGGTCAAAATTCCCGCTTGTCTACAGGTAATGATGTGGGTAACCCAGGGACTTACATTCCTAACCCTGTATCCACTGTGGGCGCGCCGAAAATTGAAGTTAATCCCAGTACAACAGACTTACTGGATGGGCAAAACCTACCTGTCCCCTTACCTAAAATTGGTGCTGGTGCTATTAGTGGTGTCATTAACGATCCTACCGACCCAGCAAGGACATTAGGTATTAACTTTACCTTGAGTGATACTGACACGCCAGTTGAAAACCTGACAATTACAGTCACTAGTAGCAATCAGGCGGTTGTCCCTGATGCCAACCTGACCTTAACTGGTACTGGTGCAGAACGCAATCTAAAAATTAATCCTGTTGGTGTTGGTTTAGCCAATATTACCGTTACCGTGAGTGACGGTACACTCAGCAGTGCCTACATTATTAACTACGCCGCCTCAGCCGGATCTGTTAGTCCCAGTACCCGTTTCCTCACAGGGACAAGTGACGCTTCTAGTGCGATCGCTATTGATGCCAATTATATGTTCGTTGCCGACGACGAAGACCAAACAATTCGGCTGTACGATCGCCGTAATTCTGGTTTACCATTAGCCAGCTTTGACTTTACCTCATTACTCGGCTTATCTGGTTCCAGTGAAGTAGATATCGAAGCCTCTACCCGCATTGGTAACACAATTTACTGGTTAGGTTCCCACAGCAACAACAGTAATGGCAGCGATTCACCCAACCGGGAACGGATTTTTGCCACGCAGATTTCTGGTACAGGGGCAAGTGCTACCCTGACATTCCAAGGATACTATCAATTCCTCGAAGATGATTTAATTGCTTGGGATAATAACAACGGTCATGGTTTGGGCGCTGGCTTTTTAGGGCTGGCTGGAAGTGCTGCAAATGGTGTATCGCCTGAAATTCGCAACGGTTTCAACATTGAAGGCTTGACAGTTGCACCCGATGGCAATACGGCTTATGTTTCCTTTCGTGCGCCTAATCAACCAACAAGCGATCGCACTAATGCCCTAATTATTCCTGTCACTAATTTTACCAATATCCTGAATACCACAGGCGGTACATCTGGTGCTACTAGCTTTGGTGCGCCCATCTTCTTGGACTTAGGTGGTCGTGGTATCCGCAGTATTGAGCGTAACTCTAGTAATCAATACCTGATTATTGCTGGCCCCCCAGGTGGTGCTACAGGAGTAGCCCCCAATGATTTCCGTCTCTACACTTGGACTGGTAATGCTACTGATGCGCCTGTATTACGTATTGCTGATTTAACAGCGTTGAATACTAACGGTAGTTTTGAATCCATTGTGGAAGTGCCAGATTCCCTCACCAACAATACCCAGATTCAATTGCTGGTAGATAACGGCGATACCGTTTGGTACAACAACGGCACAATTTCCAAAGACTTAGCTCAGAATAACTTCCAAAAATTCCGCAGTGAAGTCATAACCCTTGGTTCTCCAGTCCTCACTCTACCAGTCGGAGCAATTTCCCTCAAGACTCCTTACTCTCAAGAGTTTAATAATCTGATTAGTTCGGGTTCAGAAACCTGGACTGATAGCTCTACAATCGCTGGTTGGTATACTGCTAGAACCGGAACCGGCACAACCATTGTCGCCTCAACAGGAAGCAACACCGCAGGTAATCTCTACAGCTTCGGTTTGGATAGTTCAGACCGTGCTTTAGGTTCTATCGGTTCAGGTAACGCAGCCGCAGGTACATTTTATTGGGGTAGCAGGTTTTTTAACGACACAGGTAATGTAGTTAATCAGCTGTATGTTAACTATTACGGTGAACAATGGCGTAGTGGTGGTACTACTTCTAATCCTCAAACCGTTGATTTCCAATATCAAACCGGTGCAACAAGCTTAACTGGTGGTACTTGGGTTGATGTCAACAATCTAGATTTTACTAGTCTGATCAACAATACGACTGCTGGCGCACTCAATGGTAATGCAAGTGCCAACCGCAATCTAATCTCCGGCACAATTAGCGGTTTATCTCTCAATCCTGGTGAAGAAATTTGGTTACGTTGGGTCGATATTGACCATCCAGGCACTGATCATGGTTTGAGTATTGATGATGTAAAAGTTTCCACTGCCCCATTACCTAGCATCACCTTAATTGAGTCTGGTGGTAGCACCAACGTTACTGAAGGAGGGGCAACGGATACCTACACCATCGTCCTAAATACCCAGCCCACAGCCAATGTTACCGTTACCATTAACCCTGATTCTCAAACTACTACTAGTGTCAATACTCTCACCTTTACCCCTGCTAACTGGAATACACCCCAAACTGTAACGATAACCGCAGTTAATGATGACCTAGTAGAAGGCACACACACCAGCGTGATTACCCATACAGTAACTAGTGACGATACTAGCTACAACGGAATTAACATCGGCTCAGTTACTGCCACAATTACCGATAATGATGTTGCCCTCACCATTACCAAAATTCACCAAATTCAAGGTAGTGGTACAACCTTTAACTCTGCTTTTGGTAGCATTCGCACAATTGAAGGTGTTGTGGTTGCTGCATTCCCCGGTGGTTCAGGTTTAAATGGCTTTTTCGTCCAAGAAGAAGATGCAGACGCTGATAATGACTCTACAACTTCTGAAGGAATCTTTGTTTTCGACCCCACAGGCCAGTTCTCTGGTAGCGTTGGTGATAAAGTCCGGGTGACTGGCAGTGTGAGCGAATTTAGCACTAACAATGGTGTCAGCAGCCTGACCCAACTTTCTAGCGTCAGCAGCATCATCAACTTAGGCGCAGACATACTACCAACAGTGAGTAATATCCAGTTACCTGTGACGACTGTCGCAGATTTGGAACGCTACGAAGGGATGCGGGTAAATATCAGTGCTGGTAGTGGGGATTTAACTGTTACCGAACATTTTCAACTTGGTCGTTTCGGTCAGGTGGTTCTCTCTGCAACTGGTACTAGTAACCAACTTGGTACGGATGGCAGGCTGGAACAATACACCCAATTTAATGACCCCAGTGTTACTGGCTACGCTGCTTATTTAGATGAGATTGCCAAACGACGGATTATCTTAGATGACGGTAGCAGCACACAAAACCCAGCAACCATCATCTTTGGTCGTGGTGGTGAACCTTTAAGTGCTACCAACACCCTACGGGGTGGCGATACCGTTGCTAGTATCACTGGCATTTTAGACCACCGCTTTGAAGGATACCGCGTTCAAACTTCAACAGGCGTAAACTTTACACCAGCCAATCCTCGTCCAACAACCACACCAGATGTAGGCGGTACACTCAAGGTTGCCAGCTTTAACGTCCTAAATTACTTTAATGGTGATGGTACTGGTAGCGGCTTCACCAGTCCTGAACAAAGGGGTGCAGAAAACCTGACTGAGTTCAACCGCCAGCGTGACAAGACAATTGCAGCCATTCTGGGGTTAAATGCCGATGTTGTGGGTCTGATTGAAATCGAAAATGATGGTTACGGTGCTAATAGTGCCATTCAAGATTTAGTCAATGGACTCAATGCTGTTGCCGGTGCGGGTACTTACGCTTTTATTAATCCAGGACTGTCTCAACTAGGTACGGATGCGATCGCCGTTGGTTTGATCTATAAACCTAATAGTGTCACCCCCATTGGTACAGCCGCCACAGTCGCCGATGGCTTTGGTCAAGGTGCGTTTGATAACAATAACCGTAAACCCCTAGCCCAAACTTTCCGACAAAACTCCACAGGTGAACAGTTCACAGCCGTCATCAATCACTTTAAATCTAAGGGTTCAAGTTTTGGAAATCCTGGCGACGCTGACGCTGGCGATGGTCAAGGTTTATCTAATGGAACACGGACTCGTGCATCCCAAGATTTGGCAGCATGGTTAGCGACAAATCCCACGGGAACTACTGACACAGATTATCTCATTCTCGGCGACCTCAACGCCTACGCCCAGGAAGATCCAATCAGGGCTTTGGAAAATGCCGGATATAACAACCTGTTGCCAAATACCACCTATTCCTACGTTTTTGATGGTCAGTGGGGTGCTTTAGACCATGCTTTAGCTAATGCCTCACTGACTGCACAATTAAGTGGTGCTGTCAAGTGGCATATTAATGCTGATGAACCAAATGTTCTTGACTACAACACCAACTTCAAGTCAGTAGGACAACAAACCAGCTTATACAGTCCTGATGCTTTCCGTTCTTCAGACCATGACCCGGTGATTGTAGGGCTGAATTTAAACACTGCACCCATAGCTGTGAATGATATAGCCACGACCAATGAAAACACGGCTGTCAACATTAACGTCCTGACTAATGACAGTGATGCGAATGGTGATGCTTTACAACTGAGTTTGGTATCTAACCCTGTCAACGGTATTGCTGTTGTCAATGACAATGGTACACCAGGTAACTTTGCTGATGACTTTATTATCTACACGCCCAATACTGGCTATGTTGGCAGTGACAGTTTCACTTATGGTATCAGTGATGGTAAGGGTGGCACAGCCACAGCATCTGTGAGTCTGACGATCAACGCTAGTGGCGGCATTATTGGTACTCCAGATAACGATATTCTCACAGGTACTAATAGGAATGATCTCATCCGGGGTTTGGGTGGTAATGATTTATTAATAGGTGGTAACGGTAATGATACCCTCTATGGTGACAGAGGCAAAGATATCTTACTAGGTGGTAACGGTAACGATACCCTGTATGGTGGTGACGGCAATGATACCTTAATCGGTGGTAATGGAGATGATTTGTTAGTTGGTGGTAAGGAAAATGACTTATTGATTGGCGGTAACGGCCGCGATCGCTTCTATCTGAGTGATACTAGAACTGGAGAGTTTGATATCATCACTGATTTTAAAGTCGGGCAAGATACAATCTTCATCTCCAAGACAGAATTTGGACTTAGCCAAGCTTTGGGTACACTTAATCCGGGTTTATTCCGCTTGGGTAGTAATGCGACAGCAGCAGGCGATCGCTTCATCTACAACAATACTACAGGCCAACTGTTTTTTGATGAAGATGGCATTGGCGGTGCAGCCAAAATTCAAATAGGTTTGTTATCTAATAAACCCGCAATCACTAGTAGCAGTATTACTATAGCTGCTTAA
- a CDS encoding tubulin-like doman-containing protein, whose protein sequence is MSRPTVVFRPTVVIGLGGTGYEVTLKLKKRFIDVYGYVPEIIRFLSIDTTENIQSREKSPDGTKVVLEPNELYAISVANPLPLTRNDHIDEWWPRNIPTSSLISGAGQIRARGRLAFFAKVGDINGLISQAINAVREIRSSKQAFSDNFQVSNRDGVEVFIIGSLAGGTGSGTFLDVAFLARQYLNSFSNITGLFVLPRVFANLPQTHLVKSNAYGALKEIEHFWSLSPSNPLEIDYGITKVKADRPPFDAVFLMDGMNKNGTVVSRPNDLQNLIADGLYIQIGSQIGLDAANVADNIRAYLATGEKVRGRNINYCSFGFATLTLPVQQYERMKLEDTQNLLKNELMATTANIDVDSEIERFLQDCKLGEATTVLDSLTESDRGGQIKPEFRIGEMKYDRTSLPTIKELYKRQLDQMEQRTAKDLAMNFHRLEKAATATILDWLERSLNRPNGLASTLQFVSILYQKIDELQQNVQRKSKEAQSNFSTLKLEPQEEKIKEASEAWFPNKNTIQAACQRYKERADQKWRIYLHWKRCDKAAEVCGVLRSKIEKIQEQCQRIHSNLDKVYRDVEQSYAEVSRQGNSDNPFIHTIQRVDLESKRPKVSGEDFIRWYREKSQSLTNWSDKKAEDVKDEILAFMEETYRPLTSMNVEQVLADGNPEDAGEDLQQLGKLAVPLWQYQDSEIPAKQQHVITEFYYYGVESNNTIFSNPPLSNRLPKGKGNVSFVPTGEPHKLTLFRIEIGVPLFTLNGMKDMELAYLDPDKVFKHLHRNWTNLANLIPPEDDGGALRWFALALAPNPYSLIVNQKRQYFVHTDQARKLEDGILLLGDDRRSAFKAFKNNVSLVKEIAQKVDKITHEDKERARFSLESYIKQVNELIKNNKVGLPIKEQVELEIQEIDSYLEDLDVIS, encoded by the coding sequence ATGTCGCGTCCCACAGTTGTTTTTCGCCCTACTGTTGTCATCGGTTTAGGCGGCACTGGTTATGAAGTTACACTCAAGTTGAAAAAGCGCTTCATAGATGTTTATGGCTACGTACCAGAAATTATTCGGTTTCTTTCTATCGATACCACTGAAAATATTCAAAGCCGGGAAAAATCACCTGATGGTACTAAGGTTGTCTTAGAACCTAATGAACTTTATGCGATTTCTGTCGCCAATCCATTACCATTAACACGCAACGATCACATTGATGAATGGTGGCCTAGAAACATTCCCACATCCAGCTTGATTAGTGGTGCAGGTCAAATTCGCGCCCGTGGACGGTTGGCTTTCTTTGCGAAAGTCGGTGATATTAACGGTTTAATTAGTCAGGCGATTAATGCTGTCCGCGAAATTCGCAGTAGCAAACAAGCATTTTCAGATAACTTTCAAGTATCTAATCGTGATGGTGTGGAAGTTTTTATTATTGGTAGTTTAGCAGGGGGAACAGGTAGCGGTACTTTTTTAGATGTGGCATTTTTAGCCCGACAATATCTTAATAGCTTTTCCAATATTACGGGACTATTTGTATTACCTAGAGTTTTTGCCAATCTTCCCCAAACACACCTCGTCAAATCCAATGCTTATGGCGCGCTGAAGGAGATTGAACACTTCTGGAGTTTGTCACCATCCAATCCTTTAGAGATTGATTATGGTATTACCAAAGTCAAAGCTGATCGCCCTCCTTTCGATGCAGTATTTTTGATGGATGGTATGAACAAAAATGGTACTGTAGTCAGCCGTCCTAACGACCTACAAAACTTAATTGCTGATGGTTTGTATATTCAAATTGGCTCCCAAATTGGTCTAGATGCTGCCAACGTTGCTGATAATATTCGGGCTTATTTGGCTACTGGTGAAAAAGTCCGAGGAAGGAATATAAATTATTGTAGTTTTGGCTTTGCTACCTTGACTTTGCCAGTACAGCAGTATGAGCGAATGAAACTAGAAGATACGCAGAACTTATTGAAAAATGAGTTGATGGCTACGACTGCAAATATTGATGTAGACAGCGAAATTGAGCGTTTTTTACAAGACTGCAAATTAGGAGAAGCGACGACTGTATTAGATAGTTTGACAGAGAGCGATCGCGGTGGACAAATCAAACCAGAATTCCGCATCGGAGAAATGAAATATGACCGCACATCTTTACCGACGATTAAAGAACTGTACAAGCGCCAGTTAGATCAAATGGAGCAACGGACGGCTAAAGATTTGGCGATGAATTTTCATCGTTTGGAAAAGGCAGCAACAGCTACTATTTTGGACTGGCTAGAGAGGAGTCTGAACCGTCCCAACGGTCTAGCTTCTACCCTACAATTCGTGAGTATTCTTTATCAAAAGATAGATGAGTTACAACAAAATGTGCAGCGCAAATCCAAAGAAGCACAGTCTAATTTTTCCACTTTAAAGTTAGAACCCCAAGAAGAAAAAATTAAAGAAGCCTCCGAAGCTTGGTTTCCTAATAAGAATACAATCCAAGCAGCTTGTCAGAGATATAAAGAACGGGCTGACCAAAAGTGGCGGATATATTTACACTGGAAACGCTGTGATAAAGCAGCAGAAGTCTGTGGAGTACTGCGAAGTAAGATCGAAAAAATTCAAGAACAATGTCAACGCATACACAGCAACCTAGATAAAGTTTATCGAGATGTAGAACAAAGTTACGCCGAAGTTAGCCGCCAAGGTAATTCTGATAATCCATTTATTCATACCATTCAGCGCGTTGATTTAGAATCGAAACGCCCCAAAGTCAGTGGCGAGGATTTCATCCGTTGGTATCGAGAAAAGTCTCAAAGTTTAACTAATTGGTCTGATAAAAAAGCAGAAGACGTCAAGGATGAGATATTAGCCTTTATGGAGGAAACTTATCGTCCACTCACTAGTATGAACGTTGAGCAAGTATTAGCAGATGGTAACCCAGAAGATGCAGGGGAAGATTTACAACAACTTGGTAAACTTGCAGTTCCTTTGTGGCAATATCAAGATTCAGAAATTCCAGCCAAACAGCAACACGTCATTACAGAATTTTATTACTACGGAGTCGAAAGTAACAATACTATTTTTAGTAATCCACCCCTTTCTAATCGTCTACCTAAAGGCAAAGGAAATGTTTCTTTTGTACCTACAGGTGAACCCCATAAACTCACACTGTTTCGTATAGAAATAGGTGTACCTTTGTTTACCCTAAATGGGATGAAAGACATGGAGTTAGCTTATCTAGATCCCGATAAAGTCTTCAAACACTTACACCGTAATTGGACAAATTTGGCAAATTTGATTCCTCCAGAAGATGACGGGGGTGCATTGCGTTGGTTTGCTTTAGCCTTAGCACCTAATCCATATTCATTAATTGTCAATCAAAAGCGGCAATACTTTGTACACACAGACCAAGCAAGAAAATTGGAAGATGGCATATTGCTATTGGGTGATGACCGCAGATCAGCATTTAAAGCTTTCAAGAATAACGTTTCTTTAGTTAAAGAAATTGCTCAGAAAGTTGATAAAATTACCCACGAAGATAAAGAAAGGGCGAGATTTTCGCTGGAAAGCTATATTAAGCAAGTCAATGAGCTAATAAAGAATAATAAAGTCGGTTTACCAATTAAAGAACAGGTGGAACTAGAAATTCAAGAAATTGATTCCTACCTAGAAGATTTAGATGTGATTAGTTAA